The following coding sequences lie in one Saccopteryx bilineata isolate mSacBil1 chromosome 5, mSacBil1_pri_phased_curated, whole genome shotgun sequence genomic window:
- the CHRNG gene encoding acetylcholine receptor subunit gamma translates to MHGGWGLLVLLPLLAVCLGARDRNQEERLLMDLMHSYNPHLRPAERDTDVVNVSLKLTLTNLISLNEREEALTTNVWIEMQWCDYRLRWDPRDYGGLWVLRVPSTMVWRPDVVLGNNVDGVFEVALYCNVLVSPDGCVYWLPPAIFRSSCPVSVTYFPFDWQNCSLVFHSQTYSTNEINLQLSQEDGQTIEWIFIDPEAFTENGEWAIRHRPAKMLLDAAAPAEEAGHQKVVFYLLIQRKPLFYVINIIAPCVLISSVAILIYFLPAKAGGQKCTVAINVLLAQTVFLFLVAKKVPETSQAVPLISKYLTFLLAVTILIVVNAVVVLNVSLRSPHTHFMSHRVRKVFLRLLPQLLRMHVRPPVPVAVQHGNSSGCLISGGEEAALCLPRSELLFRQQRQRNGLVRAALEKLEKGPEPGLSQDLCGSLKQAAPAIQACVEACNFIARARHQQNHFDSGNKEWFLVGRVLDRVCFLIMLSLFVCGTAGIFLLAHYNRVPALPFPGDPRPYLPSPD, encoded by the exons ATgcatgggggttgggggctgctggtcctcctgccgctgctggctgtCTGCCTGG GAGCCCGGGACCGGAACCAGGAGGAGCGGCTGCTGATGGACCTGATGCATAGCTACAACCCTCACCTGCGGCCTGCTGAGCGGGACACGGACGTGGTCAACGTCAGCCTGAAGCTCACCCTCACCAACCTCATCTCCCTG AATGAGCGAGAGGAGGCCCTGACCACCAACGTGTGGATAGAGATG cagTGGTGTGACTATCGGCTGCGCTGGGACCCACGAGACTACGGAGgcctctgggtgctgagggtgccGTCCACGATGGTGTGGCGCCCGGATGTCGTGTTGGGGAACAA TGTGGACGGCGTGTTCGAGGTCGCCCTCTACTGCAACGTGCTCGTGTCTCCTGACGGCTGTGTCTACTGGCTGCCCCCGGCCATCTTCCGCTCCTCCTGCCCCGTCTCCGTCACCTACTTCCCCTTTGACTGGCAGAACTGCTCCCTCGTCTTCCA ctccCAGACCTACAGCACCAACGAAATTAATTTGCAGCTGAGCCAGGAAGATGGTCAGACCATCGAGTGGATTTTCATTGACCCCGAGGCCTTCACAG AGAATGGGGAGTGGGCCATTCGGCACCGGCCGGCCAAGATGCTGCTGGACGCCGCGGCCCCGGCAGAGGAGGCAGGCCACCAGAAGGTGGTCTTCTACCTGCTCATCCAGCGCAAGCCCCTCTTCTACGTCATCAACATCATCGCGCCCTGTGTGCTCATCTCCTCCGTCGCCATCCTCATCTACTTCCTTCCTGCAAAGG CGGGTGGCCAGAAGTGTACGGTCGCCATCAACGTGCTCCTCGCCCAGACCGTCTTCCTCTTCCTCGTGGCAAAGAAGGTGCCCGAGACCTCCCAGGCAGTGCCGCTCATCAGCAA GTACCTGACCTTCCTCCTGGCGGTGACCATCCTCATCGTCGTGAACGCTGTGGTCGTGCTCAACGTGTCCTTGcggtccccccacacacacttcatgAGCCACAGGGTCCGCAAG GTGTTCCTGCGGCTCCTGCCCCAGCTGCTGCGGATGCACGTTCGCCCGCCGGTCCCCGTGGCTGTGCAGCACGGCAACTCTTCAGGGTGCTTGATCTCAGGTGGGGAGGAGGCGGCCCTCTGCCTGCCTCGCAGTGAACTCCTCTTTCGGCAGCAGCGGCAGCGCAACGGGCTAGTGAGGGCAGCGCTGGAGAAACTAG AGAAAGGCCCAGAGCCAGGGCTCAGCCAGGACTTGTGTGGCAGCCTGAAGCAGGCTGCCCCGGCCATCCAGGCCTGTGTGGAAGCCTGCAACTTCATTGCTCGTGCCCGACACCAGCAGAATCACTTTGATAGT GGGAACAAGGAGTGGTTCCTGGTGGGCCGGGTGCTGGACCGCGTCTGCTTCCTCATCATGCTCTCACTCTTTGTCTGTGGCACCGCTGGCATTTTCCTCCTGGCACACTACAACCGGGTGCCCGCCCTGCCATTCCCTGGAGACCCTCGCCCCTACCTGCCCTCGCCTGACTGA
- the CHRND gene encoding acetylcholine receptor subunit delta, producing MEGTMLMLGLLATLAVCGSWGLNEEERLIQYLFKEKGYDKELRPAAHQEDSVEISLALTLSNLISLKEVEETLTTNVWIEHGWTDSRLQWDAEEFGNISVLRLPPDMLWLPDIVLENNNDGTFQISYACNVLIYPSGYVYWLPPAIFRSSCPISVTYFPFDWQNCSLKFSSLKYTAKEITLSLKQEEEEGRSYPLEWIVIDPEGFTENGEWEIVHRPARVNVDLRAPLDSLSRQDVTFYLIIRRKPLFYVINILVPCVLISFMINLVFYLPADCGEKTSMAISVLLAQSVFLLLISKRLPATSDAIPLIGKFLLFGMVLVTMVVVICVIVLNIHFRSPSTHVLPEGAKKLFLETLPKLLHMSLPEEDGPSPGALVRRSSSLGYISKAEEYFSLKSRSDLMFEKQSERHGLARRHTTARRPPAGSEQAQQELLSELKPAVDGANFIVNHMKDQNSYNEEKECWSRVAHTVDRLCLFVVTPIMVVGTAWIFLQGAYNQPPPQPFSGDPFSYLEQDKRFV from the exons ATGGAGGGGACTATGCTAATGCTGGGGCTGCTGGCCACCCTGGCCGTGTGTG GCAGCTGGGGTCTAAATGAGGAGGAGCGGCTGATCCAGTACCTGTTTAAGGAGAAGGGCTACGACAAGGAGCTGCGGCCTGCTGCTCACCAAGAGGACAGCGTGGAGATCTCCCTGGCGCTCACCCTCTCCAACCTCATCTCCCTG AAAGAAGTCGAGGAGACCCTCACCACCAACGTGTGGATTGAGCAC GGCTGGACGGACAGCCGGCTGCAGTGGGATGCCGAAGAGTTTGGGAACATCAGCGTCCTGCGCCTGCCCCCGGACATGCTGTGGCTCCCCGACATAGTCCTGGAGAACAA CAATGACGGCACTTTCCAGATTTCCTATGCCTGCAACGTGCTGATCTACCCTTCAGGCTACGTGTACTGGCTGCCCCCGGCCATCTTCCGCTCCTCCTGCCCCATCTCCGTCACTTACTTCCCCTTCGACTGGCAGAACTGCTCCCTCAAGTTCAG TTCGCTCAAGTACACGGCCAAGGAGATCACCCTGAGCCTGaagcaggaagaagaagagggccGCTCTTATCCTCTGGAGTGGATCGTCATCGACCCCGAGGGCTTCACAG AGAACGGGGAGTGGGAGATAGTGCACCGGCCAGCCAGGGTCAACGTGGACCTCAGGGCCCCACTGGACAGTCTCAGCCGCCAGGATGTCACCTTCTACCTCATCATCCGCCGCAAGCCACTCTTCTACGTCATCAACATCCTGGTGCCCTGCGTGCTCATCTCCTTCATGATCAACCTTGTCTTCTACTTGCCGGCTGACT GTGGCGAGAAGACGTCGATGGCCATCTCGGTGCTCCTGGCCCAGTCCGTCTTTCTGCTGCTCATCTCCAAGCGGCTGCCCGCCACCTCCGACGCCATCCCCCTCATTGGCAA GTTCCTACTGTTTGGCATGGTACTGGTGACCATGGTCGTGGTGATCTGTGTCATCGTGCTCAACATCCACTTCCGCTCACCCAGCACCCACGTGCTCCCCGAGGGGGCCAAGAAG CTTTTCCTAGAGACCTTGCCCAAGCTCCTGCACATGTCCCTCCCCGAAGAGGACGGACCCAGCCCTGGGGCCCTGGTCCGGAGGAGCAGCTCCCTGGGTTACATCTCCAAGGCCGAGGAGTACTTCTCGCTCAAGTCCCGAAGTGACCTCATGTTCGAGAAACAGTCAGAGCGGCACGGGCTGGCCCGGCGCCACACCACAGCGC GCCGGCCCCCGGCGGGCTCCGAGCAGGCCCAGCAGGAGCTCCTCAGTGAACTGAAGCCGGCCGTGGACGGGGCCAACTTCATCGTCAACCACATGAAGGACCAGAACAGCTACAACGAG GAGAAGGAGTGCTGGAGCCGGGTGGCCCACACAGTAGACCGACTCTGCCTGTTTGTGGTGACACCCATCATGGTGGTGGGCACAGCCTGGATCTTCCTGCAGGGCGCCTACAACCAGCCCCCGCCCCAGCCTTTCTCCGGGGACCCCTTCTCCTACCTGGAGCAGGACAAGCGCTTCGTCTAG
- the PRSS56 gene encoding serine protease 56 isoform X1 produces MLLAMLLLLLPPPPPLPAPRSAHGHPLYLRLPPSALQALSAQGTKALQAAQRSARWAVNLVAMEIQHRLRTCQGCANHTRPCAGPGRPRPQAPLLQDAPEPGPCGERRPGTVNVTQAHGRIVGGSMAPSGTWPWLVRLQLSGQPLCGGVLVAASWVLTAAHCFAGAPNELLWTVTLAEGPRGKQSEELPVNRILPHPKFDPRTFHYDLALVQLWTPVSPAGAARPVCLPQAPREPPAGTACSIAGWGALFEDGPEAEAVREARVPLLSSDTCRRALGPGLRPSTMLCAGYLAGGIDSCQGDSGGPLTCSEPDPRPREVLYGVTSWGDGCGEPGKPGVYTRVAVFKDWLQEQMSAAPSSREPSCRELLAWEPPEEPLADATPPCAFYAHLCPGPKDACAPLAYQQCLQRRRRCEMRSLAHTLLELLRGAQELFGPLPGMRRLARALVRPAPSLREPPRHPVREQRLQPGRTAAGAGFQKPRPERRGDARGCPGLEPLQRKLAALQDTHAWILRVPPDHLAMGFQEVLADLGSKTVTGLFRAWVRAGFRDQSVVFGGLVGLEPATLARSLPRLLVQALQAFRLSAQAETQPQGAQMAVRRGRGVGGQGHYPPGPQVPPARQP; encoded by the exons ATGCTGCTGGctatgctgctgctgctgctgccgccgccaccacccctcccagccccacgGTCTGCTCACGGGCATCCACTGTACCTGCGCCTGCCCCCCAGTGCCCTGCAAG CTCTGTCGGCCCAGGGGACGAAAGCATTGCAGGCCGCCCAGAGGAGCGCCCGGTGGGCAGTAAATCTAGTGGCCATGGAGATCCAGCACAGACTGCGCACGTGCCAGGGCTGTGCCAACCACACCAGGCCCTGTGCGG GACCTGGGCGCCCCAGGCCTCAAGCGCCCTTGCTCCAGGACGCACCTGAGCCAG GGCCATGTGGCGAGAGGCGCCCGGGCACTGTCAATGTGACGCAGGCCCACGGCCGTATTGTGGGGGGCAGCATGGCACCATCTGGGACCTGGCCATGGCTGGTGAGGCTGCAACTCAGCGGGCAGCCTCTGTGTGGCGGCGTCCTGGTCGCGGCATCCTGGGTGCTCACAGCGGCGCACTGTTTCGCGGG CGCCCCTAACGAGCTTCTGTGGACCGTGACGCTGGCTGAGGGCCCCCGGGGGAAGCAATCGGAGGAGCTGCCTGTGAACCGCATCTTGCCCCACCCCAAG TTTGACCCGCGGACATTCCACTACGACCTTGCCCTGGTGCAACTGTGGACGCCAGTGAGCCCGGCTGGGGCGGCGCGCCCCGTGTGTCTGCCCCAGGCACCCCGGGAGCCCCCCGCCGGCACCGCCTGCTCCATCGCGGGCTGGGGGGCCCTCTTCGAAG AtgggcctgaggctgaggcagtGAGGGAGGCCCGCGTGCCCCTGCTCAGCTCCGACACCTGCCGGAGGGCCCTGGGGCCCGGGCTGCGCCCCAGCACCATGCTCTGTGCCGGTTATCTGGCCGGGGGCATAGACTCATGCCAG GGTGACTCTGGAGGCCCCCTCACCTGTTCTGAGCCTGACCCCCGCCCCAGGGAGGTCCTGTACGGAGTCACCTCCTGGGGGGACGGATGCGGGGagccagggaagcctggggtctACACCCGTGTGGCTGTGTTCAAGGACTGGCTCCAGGAGCAGATGAGCG CGGCCCCCTCCAGCCGCGAGCCCAGCTGCAGAGAGCTGCTGGCCTGGGAACCGCCGGAGGAGCCGCTGGCAGATGCCACCCCGCCCTGCGCCTTCTACGCCCACCTGTGCCCGGGTCCCAAGGACGCCTGTGCGCCCTTAGCATATCAACAGTGCCTGCAGCGCCGGCGGCGATGCG AGATGCGCTCGCTCGCGCACACCCTGCTGGAGCTGCTGCGGGGCGCGCAGGAGTTGTTCGGCCCGCTCCCGGGGATGCGGCGCCTGGCCCGGGCCCTCGTTCGACCCGCTCCATCGCTCCGGGAGCCTCCCAGGCACCCTGTCCGCGAGCAGCGACTGCAGCCAG GGCGGACAGCGGCAGGCGCCGGGTTCCAGAAGCCGAGGCCAGAGAGGCGCGGAGACGCACGCG GCTGCCCTGGCCTGGAGCCCCTGCAGCGGAAGTTGGCCGCCCTCCAGGACACCCATGCCTGGATCCTGAGGGTCCCCCCAGACCACCTGGCCATGGGCTTTCAGGAG GTCCTGGCAGATCTGGGCTCCAAGACTGTCACGGGGCTCTTCCGAGCCTGGGTTAGGGCAGGCTTCAGGGACCAGAGTGTGGTCTTTGGTGGCCTGGTGGGCCTGGAGCCCGCCACACTGGCCCGAAGCCTGCCCCGGTTGTTGGTACAGGCCCTGCAGGCCTTCCGCTTGTCTGCTCAGGCTGAGACACAGCCCCAGGGAGCCCAGATGGCTGTGAGGCggggccggggggtggggggtcagggGCACTACCCACCTGGCCCCCAAGTTCCCCCAGCCAGGCAGCCCTGA
- the PRSS56 gene encoding serine protease 56 isoform X2 gives MTYSKSLLLKSPQWCMPRSGIPAHVALSAQGTKALQAAQRSARWAVNLVAMEIQHRLRTCQGCANHTRPCAGPGRPRPQAPLLQDAPEPGPCGERRPGTVNVTQAHGRIVGGSMAPSGTWPWLVRLQLSGQPLCGGVLVAASWVLTAAHCFAGAPNELLWTVTLAEGPRGKQSEELPVNRILPHPKFDPRTFHYDLALVQLWTPVSPAGAARPVCLPQAPREPPAGTACSIAGWGALFEDGPEAEAVREARVPLLSSDTCRRALGPGLRPSTMLCAGYLAGGIDSCQGDSGGPLTCSEPDPRPREVLYGVTSWGDGCGEPGKPGVYTRVAVFKDWLQEQMSAAPSSREPSCRELLAWEPPEEPLADATPPCAFYAHLCPGPKDACAPLAYQQCLQRRRRCEMRSLAHTLLELLRGAQELFGPLPGMRRLARALVRPAPSLREPPRHPVREQRLQPGRTAAGAGFQKPRPERRGDARGCPGLEPLQRKLAALQDTHAWILRVPPDHLAMGFQEVLADLGSKTVTGLFRAWVRAGFRDQSVVFGGLVGLEPATLARSLPRLLVQALQAFRLSAQAETQPQGAQMAVRRGRGVGGQGHYPPGPQVPPARQP, from the exons CTCTGTCGGCCCAGGGGACGAAAGCATTGCAGGCCGCCCAGAGGAGCGCCCGGTGGGCAGTAAATCTAGTGGCCATGGAGATCCAGCACAGACTGCGCACGTGCCAGGGCTGTGCCAACCACACCAGGCCCTGTGCGG GACCTGGGCGCCCCAGGCCTCAAGCGCCCTTGCTCCAGGACGCACCTGAGCCAG GGCCATGTGGCGAGAGGCGCCCGGGCACTGTCAATGTGACGCAGGCCCACGGCCGTATTGTGGGGGGCAGCATGGCACCATCTGGGACCTGGCCATGGCTGGTGAGGCTGCAACTCAGCGGGCAGCCTCTGTGTGGCGGCGTCCTGGTCGCGGCATCCTGGGTGCTCACAGCGGCGCACTGTTTCGCGGG CGCCCCTAACGAGCTTCTGTGGACCGTGACGCTGGCTGAGGGCCCCCGGGGGAAGCAATCGGAGGAGCTGCCTGTGAACCGCATCTTGCCCCACCCCAAG TTTGACCCGCGGACATTCCACTACGACCTTGCCCTGGTGCAACTGTGGACGCCAGTGAGCCCGGCTGGGGCGGCGCGCCCCGTGTGTCTGCCCCAGGCACCCCGGGAGCCCCCCGCCGGCACCGCCTGCTCCATCGCGGGCTGGGGGGCCCTCTTCGAAG AtgggcctgaggctgaggcagtGAGGGAGGCCCGCGTGCCCCTGCTCAGCTCCGACACCTGCCGGAGGGCCCTGGGGCCCGGGCTGCGCCCCAGCACCATGCTCTGTGCCGGTTATCTGGCCGGGGGCATAGACTCATGCCAG GGTGACTCTGGAGGCCCCCTCACCTGTTCTGAGCCTGACCCCCGCCCCAGGGAGGTCCTGTACGGAGTCACCTCCTGGGGGGACGGATGCGGGGagccagggaagcctggggtctACACCCGTGTGGCTGTGTTCAAGGACTGGCTCCAGGAGCAGATGAGCG CGGCCCCCTCCAGCCGCGAGCCCAGCTGCAGAGAGCTGCTGGCCTGGGAACCGCCGGAGGAGCCGCTGGCAGATGCCACCCCGCCCTGCGCCTTCTACGCCCACCTGTGCCCGGGTCCCAAGGACGCCTGTGCGCCCTTAGCATATCAACAGTGCCTGCAGCGCCGGCGGCGATGCG AGATGCGCTCGCTCGCGCACACCCTGCTGGAGCTGCTGCGGGGCGCGCAGGAGTTGTTCGGCCCGCTCCCGGGGATGCGGCGCCTGGCCCGGGCCCTCGTTCGACCCGCTCCATCGCTCCGGGAGCCTCCCAGGCACCCTGTCCGCGAGCAGCGACTGCAGCCAG GGCGGACAGCGGCAGGCGCCGGGTTCCAGAAGCCGAGGCCAGAGAGGCGCGGAGACGCACGCG GCTGCCCTGGCCTGGAGCCCCTGCAGCGGAAGTTGGCCGCCCTCCAGGACACCCATGCCTGGATCCTGAGGGTCCCCCCAGACCACCTGGCCATGGGCTTTCAGGAG GTCCTGGCAGATCTGGGCTCCAAGACTGTCACGGGGCTCTTCCGAGCCTGGGTTAGGGCAGGCTTCAGGGACCAGAGTGTGGTCTTTGGTGGCCTGGTGGGCCTGGAGCCCGCCACACTGGCCCGAAGCCTGCCCCGGTTGTTGGTACAGGCCCTGCAGGCCTTCCGCTTGTCTGCTCAGGCTGAGACACAGCCCCAGGGAGCCCAGATGGCTGTGAGGCggggccggggggtggggggtcagggGCACTACCCACCTGGCCCCCAAGTTCCCCCAGCCAGGCAGCCCTGA